In the Candidatus Electrothrix sp. GW3-4 genome, one interval contains:
- a CDS encoding cobalt-precorrin 5A hydrolase: MTAHTAIIALTKGGKQLAQRLASLLPGSEVVPHQDGIYRTLSQTWQNYDSLICIMATGIVVRGIAPLLQDKTVDPAVVVCDEQGQFAISLLSGHLGGGNALAHKVAELLDGQAVITTASDVLGHTALDLWCRDMGLTVQDKQGLIRVMAKLVNTGSVFLYSDYPLPPLPPDIVLVEQLDDADLFITCRTDCKGHAVLLHPKALVAGIGCNRNTPAEEIGEALEQACQAHKLARDAVCKLASIDLKSDEPGLLAFTDGQGLSLDFYRPDQLNQVQGIVGSDVVLRVTGARAVAEPAAILSSGNGPLLVQKMKFPNVTVALAEIAHPFPVLSNSTE; encoded by the coding sequence ATGACCGCACACACCGCCATCATCGCCCTGACCAAGGGCGGAAAGCAGCTGGCCCAACGTCTCGCAAGCCTTCTTCCCGGAAGCGAGGTTGTCCCCCACCAAGATGGCATCTACCGCACCCTCTCCCAGACCTGGCAGAACTATGACAGCCTGATCTGTATCATGGCCACCGGTATCGTGGTGCGCGGTATCGCCCCCTTGCTCCAGGATAAGACCGTGGACCCGGCTGTGGTGGTCTGTGATGAGCAGGGGCAGTTTGCCATCTCCCTCCTTTCCGGGCATCTGGGCGGAGGCAATGCCTTGGCCCACAAGGTCGCTGAGCTGCTCGACGGGCAGGCAGTGATCACCACGGCCTCCGACGTGCTCGGTCACACTGCTTTGGATCTCTGGTGCCGTGACATGGGGCTGACGGTGCAGGATAAGCAGGGCCTGATTCGTGTCATGGCAAAGCTGGTCAATACCGGCTCCGTCTTTCTGTACAGTGACTATCCACTCCCGCCTCTTCCCCCGGATATTGTCCTTGTTGAACAACTGGATGATGCGGATTTGTTTATCACATGCCGCACCGACTGTAAAGGTCATGCTGTTTTGCTCCATCCCAAGGCCTTAGTGGCAGGTATCGGTTGTAATCGCAATACCCCGGCAGAGGAGATCGGCGAGGCCTTGGAGCAGGCATGCCAGGCCCATAAGCTGGCCCGCGACGCTGTGTGTAAGCTCGCCTCCATTGATCTGAAAAGTGATGAACCTGGTCTGCTTGCCTTTACTGATGGCCAGGGGCTTTCCCTGGACTTTTATCGCCCGGACCAACTCAATCAGGTTCAAGGGATCGTGGGCTCAGATGTTGTTCTGCGTGTCACCGGAGCCAGGGCCGTGGCTGAACCTGCTGCCATCCTGAGCTCTGGCAATGGCCCTTTGCTGGTACAAAAAATGAAATTTCCCAATGTGACGGTCGCTCTTGCGGAGATTGCTCACCCCTTTCCTGTTCTCTCTAACTCGACTGAGTGA
- a CDS encoding pyrimidine/purine nucleoside phosphorylase gives MTEFNDVTVKKAANIYYDGKVTSRVVTFADGSTKTLGIMMPGEYEFGTEKKELMEILSGEVTVLLPGSEEWQIIAPGESFEVPANSKFGIKIGTVTDYCCSYLD, from the coding sequence ATGACAGAGTTTAATGATGTAACGGTCAAAAAGGCTGCGAATATTTACTATGATGGCAAGGTAACCAGCCGGGTTGTTACCTTTGCCGACGGGAGCACTAAGACCTTGGGGATCATGATGCCTGGTGAGTACGAGTTCGGTACCGAGAAAAAGGAGCTCATGGAGATCCTCAGTGGTGAGGTGACGGTATTGCTGCCCGGTTCTGAGGAATGGCAGATCATTGCACCTGGGGAGTCCTTTGAGGTGCCTGCGAATTCTAAATTCGGTATTAAGATCGGCACGGTGACCGATTATTGTTGTTCCTACCTTGATTAA
- a CDS encoding formylglycine-generating enzyme family protein, whose translation MHNEEPTIQLPSGPVIELRYVQGGKFMMGDDKSEYGDEKPAHPVRLSDFYLGKFPVTQEVWQAVMNNNPSSFKGEHRPVETVSWEDAQEFLARLNQQTGRVFRLPTEAEWEYAAQGGRHSEGYIYAGSDRLKQVGWYEKNSGDETHEVGLLYDNELGLYDMSGNVWEWCQDWFSKEYYVACHQQGTVDNPQGPDTGSYRVLRGGGWIYYPVGCRSIYRSSNPPVYRHHHIGFRLALPSQSAGS comes from the coding sequence ATGCATAACGAAGAACCTACCATCCAACTCCCCTCCGGCCCGGTTATTGAACTGAGGTACGTCCAGGGCGGAAAATTTATGATGGGGGATGACAAAAGTGAATATGGTGACGAGAAGCCTGCCCATCCGGTCAGACTGTCAGATTTTTACCTCGGCAAGTTCCCGGTCACTCAGGAGGTCTGGCAGGCAGTAATGAATAACAATCCCTCCAGCTTTAAAGGTGAACACCGTCCGGTGGAAACTGTCTCCTGGGAAGATGCACAGGAGTTTCTTGCCCGGCTCAATCAGCAGACCGGCAGGGTCTTTCGTCTGCCTACAGAAGCGGAATGGGAATACGCGGCCCAAGGCGGCAGGCACAGTGAGGGGTATATCTATGCAGGCAGCGATCGATTGAAACAGGTGGGCTGGTATGAGAAAAACAGCGGCGATGAGACCCATGAGGTCGGTCTGCTGTATGACAATGAACTGGGCCTGTACGACATGAGCGGCAATGTCTGGGAGTGGTGTCAGGACTGGTTTTCCAAGGAATACTACGTAGCATGCCATCAACAGGGAACCGTGGACAATCCCCAGGGGCCTGACACCGGGTCGTACCGCGTTCTGCGCGGCGGCGGCTGGATCTACTACCCGGTGGGCTGCCGTTCCATCTATCGGAGCAGCAACCCGCCGGTGTATCGGCACCACCACATCGGCTTCCGCCTTGCCCTCCCCTCCCAGTCAGCTGGAAGCTAA
- a CDS encoding HRDC domain-containing protein: protein MQIKLFTIPIHGGEQLCEAMNRFLRSKKILQTESRLVSTVEGSFWCFCIRYLAENQQTDKRRKIDYRAVLDSGSFQRFAAMREIRKKLAQQEGIPAYAVFTDAELAELARIEHLTLADLRGVHGIGAAKVEKYGAHFTAQENNETGKPTA, encoded by the coding sequence ATGCAAATTAAACTTTTCACCATTCCAATCCACGGAGGAGAGCAGCTCTGTGAAGCAATGAATCGATTTCTGCGTTCCAAAAAAATCCTCCAGACAGAAAGCCGTCTTGTGAGTACTGTCGAGGGAAGTTTCTGGTGCTTTTGCATCAGATATCTTGCCGAAAATCAGCAGACAGACAAGCGAAGAAAGATTGATTACCGTGCAGTATTGGACAGCGGCAGTTTTCAACGTTTTGCCGCAATGCGGGAAATCCGAAAAAAACTGGCGCAGCAGGAGGGCATCCCGGCATACGCTGTCTTCACCGATGCCGAGCTGGCTGAACTGGCCCGGATTGAGCACCTTACCTTGGCGGATCTGCGCGGGGTGCATGGCATTGGCGCTGCCAAGGTGGAAAAATACGGAGCGCATTTCACCGCGCAGGAGAACAATGAAACGGGCAAGCCGACTGCTTGA
- a CDS encoding RNA-directed DNA polymerase yields the protein MKRASRLLERIAEPDNLRLAFWKARKGKSLSTQMQAYQNRLEHNLLLLRGQILSGKISIGAYSCFAIHDPKKRRICAAPFTEQVLHHALMNVCHYHFETKQIYDSYASRPGKGTHAAVRRTQMFSGASSWFLKLDVRKFFASIHHGCLKEQLRRMFKDHHLLGLLDTIIDSYEDSPGRGLPIGNLSSQYFANHYLAGLDHFIKEQLRCRAYIRYMDDMVLWHNDKKRLKEWHHQIREFVRNRLQCELKPILLNRTEHGVPFLGYRIFPFHIRLLQRSKARFIRKMRYIERKYQSGAWSEQNCQRHALPLIAFTALANAEVFRRDVMQRLQNDRASDVEKGDGSLS from the coding sequence ATGAAACGGGCAAGCCGACTGCTTGAGCGGATTGCCGAGCCTGACAATCTGCGCCTGGCCTTCTGGAAGGCCCGCAAGGGCAAAAGTCTGTCCACCCAGATGCAGGCCTATCAAAACAGGTTGGAGCACAACCTGCTTCTCCTGCGGGGACAGATTTTGTCAGGAAAAATTTCAATCGGCGCGTACTCCTGCTTTGCAATCCATGACCCCAAGAAACGACGGATCTGCGCGGCTCCGTTCACCGAGCAAGTGCTTCATCATGCCCTGATGAATGTCTGCCATTATCATTTTGAGACAAAGCAGATCTATGATAGCTATGCCAGCCGTCCCGGCAAAGGGACCCATGCCGCAGTCAGGCGGACGCAGATGTTCTCCGGCGCCTCTTCCTGGTTTCTCAAGCTGGATGTCCGCAAGTTTTTTGCCAGCATTCATCACGGCTGCCTGAAAGAGCAACTGAGGAGGATGTTCAAGGATCATCATTTGCTTGGTCTGCTGGATACTATTATTGACAGCTATGAAGACAGCCCCGGGCGCGGCCTGCCGATCGGCAATCTGTCCAGTCAGTATTTTGCCAATCATTATCTGGCAGGACTTGATCATTTTATCAAAGAGCAGCTCCGCTGTCGGGCATACATCCGCTACATGGACGATATGGTCCTGTGGCATAACGACAAGAAACGGCTGAAGGAATGGCATCATCAGATCAGGGAATTCGTGCGCAACAGGCTGCAATGCGAACTGAAGCCGATCCTGCTCAACCGGACGGAACACGGGGTCCCCTTTCTCGGCTACAGAATCTTTCCCTTTCATATTCGGCTGCTGCAACGAAGCAAGGCTCGATTTATCCGAAAAATGCGGTATATTGAGCGAAAGTACCAATCCGGCGCATGGAGCGAGCAGAACTGCCAACGGCACGCCCTGCCGCTTATCGCCTTTACCGCTCTCGCCAATGCCGAGGTCTTCAGAAGAGATGTGATGCAGCGATTGCAAAACGACAGGGCATCGGACGTGGAAAAAGGAGACGGTTCATTGTCATAA
- a CDS encoding formylglycine-generating enzyme family protein: protein MDNDNLIIQLPSGPVIELRYVQGGKFMMGDDNAKDDNEKPAHPVRLSDFYLGKFPVTQEVWQAVMNNNPSSFKGEHRPVETVSWEDAQEFLARLNQQTGRVFRLPTEAEWEYAAQGGRHSEGYIYAGSDRLKQVGWYEKNSGDETHEVGLLYDNELGLYDMSGNVWEWCQDWFSKEYYVACHQQGTVDNPQGPDTGSHRVLRGGSWLSYPVDCRSIDRLISPPEYRDHDLGFRLALPSQSAGS from the coding sequence ATGGACAACGACAATCTTATCATCCAACTCCCCTCCGGCCCGGTTATTGAACTGAGGTACGTCCAGGGCGGAAAATTTATGATGGGGGATGACAACGCGAAAGACGATAACGAGAAACCGGCTCATCCGGTCAGACTGTCAGATTTTTACCTCGGCAAGTTCCCGGTCACTCAGGAGGTCTGGCAGGCAGTAATGAATAACAATCCCTCCAGCTTTAAAGGTGAACACCGTCCGGTGGAAACTGTCTCCTGGGAAGATGCACAGGAGTTTCTTGCCCGGCTCAATCAGCAGACCGGCAGGGTCTTTCGTCTGCCTACAGAAGCGGAATGGGAATACGCGGCCCAAGGCGGCAGGCACAGTGAGGGGTATATCTATGCAGGCAGCGATCGATTGAAACAGGTGGGCTGGTATGAGAAAAACAGCGGCGATGAGACCCATGAGGTCGGTCTGCTGTATGACAATGAACTGGGCCTGTACGACATGAGCGGCAATGTCTGGGAGTGGTGTCAGGACTGGTTTTCCAAGGAATACTACGTAGCATGCCATCAACAGGGAACCGTGGACAATCCCCAGGGGCCTGACACCGGGTCGCACCGCGTTCTGCGCGGCGGCAGCTGGCTCAGCTACCCGGTGGACTGCCGTTCCATCGATCGGCTCATCAGCCCGCCGGAGTATCGGGACCACGACCTCGGCTTCCGCCTTGCCCTCCCCTCCCAGTCAGCTGGAAGCTAA
- the tnpA gene encoding IS200/IS605 family transposase, with amino-acid sequence MPQSLSRIFLHLIFSTRKRIPFLVDAELRDHTHAYLAEVCRQLGVLPLRINGTEDHVHILCAMSRTRTVADLVKELKRTSSKWLKQQGEELLCFYWQGGYGAFSVSPSHVDEVERYIACQPEHHKTLSFQDEFRRILKKYGVQYDEQYVWD; translated from the coding sequence ATGCCGCAATCACTGAGCAGGATCTTTCTCCATCTCATCTTTTCGACCAGGAAACGAATCCCCTTCCTTGTTGATGCCGAACTGCGCGACCATACCCATGCCTATCTCGCTGAGGTCTGCCGTCAGTTGGGGGTACTGCCTCTCCGTATCAACGGCACGGAAGATCATGTCCATATCCTCTGCGCCATGTCCCGAACCCGGACTGTCGCCGATCTGGTCAAGGAGCTGAAGCGAACCTCGTCCAAATGGCTTAAGCAGCAGGGGGAAGAATTGCTCTGTTTCTATTGGCAGGGCGGCTATGGCGCGTTTTCCGTCAGCCCGTCCCATGTCGATGAGGTGGAACGGTACATTGCCTGCCAGCCGGAGCACCATAAGACCCTATCGTTCCAGGATGAATTCCGACGGATTCTGAAAAAATACGGAGTGCAATACGATGAACAATATGTCTGGGACTGA
- a CDS encoding COR domain-containing protein, whose product MNIIKPIIIQQIEEQLQLTLQPAPSLPTPLRGLMTYKENQPKYLLDEQDRLIGLNLAATELDDARWQQIVILLDKHGVQLQALNLCENQLKDFVPPPGIAVMTDLDLDDNPLEYPSPETVQQGKAAVLRFLQVAAAQGTREAFEVKMLIVGEGETGKTTLWNLLQTPDHPVPDEDQKRTVGIQIKEGWEFPHLDHPDTPFFINLWDFGGQEIQYMTHQFFLTRRSFYVLLADGRKEAANFSYWLDIISLLGRDPDQDGRLPLLVVVNEKGNTNPTLPYDSNTVKEQYPGLEIIRKHIDFAEKGGRLDDLRDKIKKILCRNIAHLPITIPKLWDEVRNELKVLRQEVNHIDHQKFLDICNRHGISDRQQQDDLSQFFHDLGLILHFHEGILEDFIVLNPSWAVNAIYTILESEDATYNQGRFNQEVLKSIWNKKGFSIAEQGKLLNLMLKDGLEVCFKAKEQGDEIFIAPQLLPEEAPEEAQWEDSPETLRYIYHYPFMPKGLIGRLIVRLHEDIEDCCDTDQCHLDCRKMVWKNGMYLRKAHCRARVRYINDRKQGREIIQLEVQGPEVEDRRYVLRDIREELEEIHKKPFSSLRFFEKIPCCCDECKKSVMPHEYDKDDLQRMKKKDVEEMRCMQSGMNVPIRQLLDGVFQERELCAEPKLQESSTPVTVNVYANQHKESSGESADASKKPWWKRWWLGIVGVLGAIGVVLANLVKIIEAIEKFLGP is encoded by the coding sequence ATGAACATCATCAAACCGATAATCATCCAACAGATCGAAGAGCAGCTCCAGCTTACCCTGCAGCCTGCACCATCCCTGCCTACGCCCCTGCGCGGCCTGATGACCTATAAAGAAAATCAGCCCAAATACCTGCTGGACGAACAGGACCGGCTCATCGGCCTCAATCTGGCCGCAACCGAGCTGGATGATGCCCGCTGGCAGCAGATTGTCATCCTGCTGGATAAACATGGCGTTCAGCTCCAGGCCCTGAACCTGTGCGAGAATCAGTTAAAGGACTTTGTTCCGCCACCGGGCATTGCGGTCATGACCGATCTTGACCTGGATGACAACCCGCTAGAATATCCATCACCGGAAACTGTTCAGCAAGGAAAAGCTGCTGTGCTTCGTTTCCTGCAAGTTGCCGCCGCCCAGGGTACACGCGAGGCCTTTGAAGTCAAAATGCTCATTGTCGGCGAAGGCGAGACCGGCAAGACCACGCTCTGGAACCTACTCCAGACCCCTGACCATCCAGTGCCGGATGAGGACCAAAAAAGAACGGTCGGTATCCAGATCAAAGAAGGCTGGGAGTTCCCCCATCTCGACCATCCAGACACCCCGTTCTTTATCAATCTCTGGGATTTCGGCGGCCAGGAGATCCAATACATGACCCACCAGTTCTTCCTCACCCGCCGCTCCTTCTATGTGCTGCTTGCCGACGGGAGAAAGGAGGCTGCCAATTTTTCCTATTGGCTGGACATCATCAGCCTGCTGGGCCGCGACCCGGATCAGGACGGCAGATTACCTTTGCTGGTGGTTGTGAATGAAAAGGGCAATACAAACCCAACCCTTCCCTACGATTCCAACACGGTGAAGGAACAGTATCCCGGCCTGGAGATCATCAGAAAGCATATTGACTTTGCCGAGAAAGGCGGACGGCTTGATGATCTGCGGGATAAAATCAAAAAGATCCTCTGCCGCAATATCGCCCACCTGCCGATCACCATTCCCAAGCTCTGGGACGAGGTACGGAATGAACTCAAGGTACTGCGGCAGGAGGTCAACCATATTGACCACCAGAAGTTCTTGGATATCTGCAACCGGCACGGCATCAGCGACCGCCAGCAGCAGGACGACCTGAGCCAATTCTTCCATGACCTCGGGCTGATCCTCCATTTTCACGAAGGAATATTGGAAGATTTTATTGTTCTCAATCCAAGCTGGGCGGTGAACGCGATCTATACCATCTTGGAAAGCGAGGATGCCACATATAATCAGGGCCGTTTCAACCAAGAGGTCCTTAAATCTATTTGGAACAAAAAGGGCTTCTCCATTGCCGAACAGGGCAAGCTGCTCAACCTGATGCTGAAGGACGGGCTGGAGGTCTGCTTCAAAGCCAAAGAGCAGGGCGATGAAATCTTCATTGCGCCCCAGCTCTTGCCCGAGGAGGCCCCTGAAGAGGCGCAATGGGAGGATAGCCCGGAGACCCTGCGCTACATCTATCATTACCCCTTTATGCCCAAGGGATTGATCGGGCGGCTGATTGTTCGCCTGCATGAGGACATCGAAGACTGCTGCGACACGGATCAATGTCATCTGGACTGCCGAAAGATGGTCTGGAAAAATGGTATGTATCTGCGTAAAGCCCACTGCCGGGCACGGGTGCGTTATATCAATGACCGCAAGCAGGGACGGGAGATTATCCAGCTTGAGGTACAGGGGCCGGAGGTTGAAGATCGTCGATATGTTTTGCGAGATATCCGGGAAGAATTAGAAGAAATACACAAGAAGCCCTTTTCCTCACTGCGTTTCTTTGAGAAGATCCCCTGCTGCTGCGATGAGTGCAAAAAATCCGTCATGCCCCATGAATACGACAAGGACGACCTGCAACGGATGAAGAAAAAGGATGTCGAGGAAATGCGCTGTATGCAGAGCGGCATGAACGTCCCGATCCGCCAGCTTTTGGATGGGGTGTTTCAGGAAAGGGAACTTTGTGCGGAGCCGAAGCTACAGGAAAGCAGCACACCGGTGACAGTAAACGTTTATGCCAACCAGCATAAAGAATCATCGGGTGAATCAGCTGATGCCAGCAAGAAGCCTTGGTGGAAACGCTGGTGGCTTGGTATCGTCGGAGTTCTTGGGGCTATCGGGGTAGTTCTTGCCAACTTGGTGAAGATTATAGAGGCGATAGAAAAATTCCTTGGCCCATAA
- a CDS encoding Uma2 family endonuclease produces MELAQQECYTWQDYRKMPDNERYELISGTFYAMSPAPSRFHQEISMELARQLSNYLLDHSCSVYPAPFDVRLPTAHESSDTSTTVLQPDISIICDAKKLDQHGCVGAPDFIAEISSPSTAAHDNITKTALYEQFGVREYWIIHPLDRLVTVRLLGQDNLFLPPHIHEGKGMLALTILPELEIDLDLLFRSITLNEQTLFSIKKSD; encoded by the coding sequence GTGGAGTTAGCACAACAGGAATGCTACACATGGCAGGATTACAGGAAAATGCCTGACAATGAACGTTACGAGCTGATATCCGGCACCTTCTATGCCATGAGCCCGGCACCATCACGCTTTCATCAGGAAATCAGCATGGAGCTTGCCCGGCAACTCAGCAACTATCTTCTTGATCACTCCTGCTCGGTCTATCCTGCCCCCTTTGATGTCCGCCTTCCGACTGCCCATGAATCTTCCGACACAAGCACTACTGTGTTGCAACCAGATATCTCCATTATCTGTGATGCGAAAAAACTGGATCAACACGGCTGTGTCGGTGCCCCGGACTTTATTGCTGAAATCAGCTCTCCTTCCACAGCTGCCCATGATAATATCACCAAAACAGCCCTCTATGAGCAGTTTGGAGTTCGAGAATATTGGATCATTCACCCGTTGGACAGGTTAGTCACGGTCCGCCTTCTCGGTCAGGACAACCTTTTTCTTCCGCCTCATATCCATGAGGGCAAAGGCATGCTCGCGTTGACCATACTCCCTGAACTTGAGATCGATCTGGACCTCCTGTTCCGAAGCATTACGCTCAACGAACAGACTCTATTTTCCATAAAAAAAAGCGACTGA
- a CDS encoding type II toxin-antitoxin system RelE/ParE family toxin → MSYELEFLSEAFKEWKALDGSVKKQFKKKLAERFQNPFVPAAKLSGSENRYKIKLRSVGYRLVYEVIDSELVVVVIAVGKRENSMVYKKAAGRRR, encoded by the coding sequence ATGAGCTATGAACTGGAGTTTCTGTCTGAAGCCTTCAAGGAATGGAAGGCATTGGATGGTTCCGTAAAAAAGCAGTTCAAGAAAAAGCTGGCAGAACGTTTCCAGAATCCCTTTGTTCCGGCAGCCAAGCTTTCGGGCAGTGAAAATCGGTATAAAATCAAGTTGCGGTCTGTCGGTTACCGCTTGGTTTACGAAGTGATTGACTCTGAGTTGGTTGTTGTGGTTATTGCTGTGGGCAAACGGGAGAACAGTATGGTGTATAAAAAAGCTGCTGGTCGCCGGAGATAA